A window of Parasynechococcus marenigrum WH 8102 contains these coding sequences:
- a CDS encoding HlyD family secretion protein — protein sequence MKLNPFQRQTSPTNQDSSDLVNYDESVLQQGRFWMKTVTWTMIGTTVFGVAWLALARTEEIVVAPGQLEPVGSVQDIQMPVGGVADQILVQEGDAVKAGQVLMKLDTEASEEQRLSLEKTIKLKQEQLRLKAEEKQRYLQVNNEEVQMLENNLALQSEILERFEELEEAGATSELQYLSQQNSVEETRGRLMQTKADRLRQLALLDQQVAQFNTEVADLRGRLAQARVTLRYQQLKSPVDGVVFDLKPTATGFTAQSTQTVMKVVPYGSLEAKVEVPSNKIGFVTVPPGCPKDLESCMKADISIDSYPSTDFGVLEGKVTRIGSDALPPDPQEQRQELSFPVTVKLDQQKLQLKSGTTLPLQVGMSLTANIKLRKVSYLQLLLGEFQDKAESLQRL from the coding sequence ATGAAGCTCAATCCATTCCAGCGTCAGACGTCTCCTACGAACCAGGACAGCTCAGACCTCGTCAACTACGACGAATCGGTGCTGCAGCAGGGTCGGTTCTGGATGAAGACCGTCACCTGGACGATGATCGGCACGACAGTATTTGGCGTGGCTTGGCTTGCCTTGGCTCGCACCGAGGAGATAGTCGTCGCCCCAGGTCAGCTTGAGCCTGTCGGTTCTGTGCAGGACATCCAGATGCCCGTGGGTGGTGTGGCGGACCAGATCCTGGTACAGGAAGGCGATGCCGTGAAGGCAGGGCAGGTGTTGATGAAATTGGACACCGAAGCCAGCGAAGAACAGCGCCTCAGCCTGGAGAAAACGATCAAGCTCAAACAGGAGCAGCTCCGGCTTAAGGCCGAGGAAAAGCAGCGCTATCTCCAGGTGAATAACGAGGAGGTGCAAATGCTTGAGAACAACCTCGCACTTCAAAGTGAGATTCTTGAGCGTTTTGAGGAATTGGAGGAGGCCGGTGCCACCTCCGAGCTGCAATATCTCAGCCAGCAGAACTCTGTTGAGGAAACCCGCGGTCGTCTGATGCAGACCAAGGCGGATCGTTTACGGCAGTTGGCGCTTCTCGATCAGCAGGTGGCACAGTTCAACACAGAAGTGGCCGACCTGCGCGGCCGCCTGGCTCAAGCAAGGGTCACCCTGCGCTACCAACAGCTGAAGTCTCCGGTGGATGGTGTGGTTTTCGATCTCAAGCCAACAGCCACGGGCTTCACCGCCCAGTCCACCCAGACGGTCATGAAGGTTGTTCCCTACGGCTCGCTGGAAGCGAAAGTGGAAGTACCGAGCAACAAGATCGGCTTCGTGACGGTTCCTCCCGGATGCCCCAAGGATCTGGAGAGTTGCATGAAAGCGGATATCAGCATCGATTCCTATCCATCAACGGATTTTGGGGTTCTGGAGGGAAAGGTGACGCGCATCGGATCTGATGCTCTGCCACCCGATCCCCAGGAGCAGCGTCAGGAGCTCAGTTTCCCTGTCACTGTGAAGCTCGATCAGCAGAAGCTGCAGCTGAAAAGCGGTACAACGCTGCCACTGCAAGTCGGCATGAGCCTGACGGCCAACATCAAGTTGCGCAAGGTTTCTTACCTGCAACTGCTGCTGGGTGAGTTCCAGGACAAAGCCGAGTCGCTTCAGCGCCTCTGA
- a CDS encoding peptidase domain-containing ABC transporter, whose amino-acid sequence MTQSPPFPLLKHPAFKGVSDAALLRLQDSSSLLRFELGQQLCEPDDIPARILVLLQGQARLVGRHNGRLTTVGKFGPGSLIGAASLLCGSPCENVIASDEVIACAISDEQWTQLYSEEESFRQWCDQQLWPQELLALLEVLEEGTAETDSSALEKLEQALKSVKRCLPDAEAIDAALATGGRLYLTSCWGHASLGQSIQAVSDIPDSDRFRQRLVLFPGLSADSAEKEPGGDLVPANAVKKAELLPPVSRYSPERNVVDSLRLIRAEGPIQETLACFQMLAQLMKLPFRRDSIEKVLQDNLRRGLTPNLQLCGQLAASLGLHVMAAKVPSVSGTRLQVPSMLPWKQGFALVVASSEQGLRLASPKHGMVTVAPDQLAESFPEGIELLLMERSNATPDQKFGPGWFWPALKRYRGVLIQVLAASFVVQLFTLANPLLIQVIIDKVISQRSLDTLQVLGIALVMVTILEGVLGSLKTFLFAETTNRIDQRLGAEVIDHLLRLPLGYFDRRPVGELGTRVAELEKIRNFLTGQALTTILDAAFSVIYIMVMVIYSWLLTLIALSVLPIQIGLTVLGAPLFRRQFRAAAEENAKTQSHLVEVLTGIQTVKAQNVEMVSRWRWQEFYSQYIARTFEKTITGTALNQTSQVLQKISQLMVLWIGASMVLSGDLTLGQLIAFRIISGYVTQPLLRLSTIWQNIQELRVSFERLADVIDTPEESDEVDKSKVMLPPLHGEVRFEGLSFRFRPGQPEVLKDINLEIKAGTFVGIVGQSGSGKSTLMKLLPRLYEPGEGRILIDGYDIAKVELYSLRRQIGIVPQDPLLFSGTVSENIALTNPEASSEEIVRAARLANAHDFIMDLPSGYSTPVGERGASLSGGQRQRVAIARTLLSNPKLLVMDEATSALDYETERKVCDNLLENLDDQTVFFITHRLSTIRQADVIVMLHQGAVVEVGTHEDLMKHRGRYYALYRQQEST is encoded by the coding sequence ATGACCCAGTCCCCTCCCTTCCCCCTGCTGAAGCACCCTGCTTTCAAGGGCGTATCTGATGCTGCTTTGTTGCGGCTGCAGGACTCTTCGAGCCTGCTGCGGTTCGAACTGGGTCAGCAGCTGTGTGAGCCGGATGACATCCCGGCCAGGATCCTGGTTCTGCTCCAAGGTCAGGCACGTCTGGTGGGGCGTCACAACGGTCGCCTCACCACCGTTGGCAAGTTCGGCCCGGGCAGCTTGATCGGTGCCGCAAGCCTCCTGTGCGGTAGCCCGTGCGAAAACGTGATTGCATCGGATGAAGTGATCGCCTGTGCGATCTCCGATGAGCAGTGGACTCAGCTGTACAGCGAGGAAGAATCCTTCCGCCAGTGGTGTGATCAGCAGTTGTGGCCCCAGGAGCTCCTCGCGCTGCTGGAGGTCCTTGAGGAGGGAACAGCGGAAACCGACAGCTCAGCTCTCGAGAAACTGGAGCAGGCTCTGAAGAGCGTCAAGCGTTGTCTGCCAGACGCGGAGGCGATTGACGCAGCTCTAGCGACGGGAGGTCGTCTTTATCTCACAAGTTGCTGGGGACACGCCTCCTTAGGGCAGTCGATCCAAGCGGTGTCTGACATTCCGGATTCGGATCGGTTCCGTCAACGCCTGGTGTTGTTTCCCGGTTTATCAGCGGACAGCGCTGAGAAGGAGCCGGGCGGCGATCTCGTGCCAGCGAATGCTGTGAAGAAGGCTGAACTGCTGCCTCCAGTCAGTCGTTACAGCCCTGAGCGCAATGTGGTGGACAGCCTGAGGCTGATCCGTGCTGAAGGCCCGATCCAGGAAACGCTGGCCTGCTTCCAGATGCTGGCCCAATTGATGAAGCTGCCGTTTCGGCGCGATTCAATTGAGAAAGTGCTGCAGGACAACCTGCGGCGTGGGCTGACGCCCAATCTTCAGCTCTGCGGCCAATTGGCGGCCAGCTTGGGTCTGCACGTCATGGCAGCCAAGGTGCCTTCCGTATCAGGCACCCGCCTCCAGGTTCCATCGATGCTTCCCTGGAAACAGGGTTTTGCTCTGGTGGTGGCCAGCAGCGAACAGGGCCTGAGGCTCGCTTCGCCGAAACACGGCATGGTCACGGTTGCTCCCGATCAATTAGCTGAAAGTTTCCCTGAGGGGATCGAGCTGCTTCTGATGGAGCGCTCCAATGCCACCCCTGATCAGAAGTTCGGTCCTGGCTGGTTCTGGCCTGCGCTCAAGCGCTACCGCGGGGTGCTGATTCAGGTGTTGGCCGCCAGTTTTGTGGTGCAGCTGTTCACCCTGGCCAACCCCCTGCTGATCCAGGTGATCATCGACAAGGTGATCAGCCAACGCAGTCTGGACACGTTGCAAGTGCTGGGCATTGCCCTGGTGATGGTGACCATCCTGGAAGGGGTGCTGGGCAGCCTAAAAACGTTCCTCTTCGCCGAAACCACCAACCGCATTGATCAGCGCCTCGGTGCCGAAGTGATCGATCACCTGCTGCGTCTTCCCCTTGGCTATTTCGATCGCCGCCCGGTGGGTGAGCTCGGCACCCGGGTGGCTGAGCTGGAAAAGATCCGCAACTTCCTCACGGGTCAGGCGCTCACCACGATCCTGGATGCCGCCTTCTCGGTGATCTACATCATGGTGATGGTGATCTACAGCTGGTTGCTGACCTTGATCGCCCTATCTGTGTTGCCGATTCAGATCGGTCTCACCGTGCTGGGAGCTCCGCTGTTCCGCCGGCAGTTCCGTGCTGCTGCTGAAGAAAATGCCAAAACCCAGAGCCATCTGGTTGAGGTTCTCACTGGTATTCAGACCGTTAAGGCTCAGAACGTGGAAATGGTCAGCCGTTGGCGCTGGCAAGAGTTCTACTCGCAATACATCGCTCGCACGTTTGAGAAGACGATTACCGGTACGGCTCTGAATCAAACCAGCCAGGTTCTGCAGAAGATTTCGCAGCTGATGGTGCTGTGGATCGGAGCCTCGATGGTGTTGAGCGGTGACCTCACCCTGGGCCAGTTGATCGCCTTCCGGATCATTTCTGGCTACGTGACTCAGCCACTGCTGCGGTTGTCGACGATCTGGCAGAACATCCAGGAACTACGGGTGAGTTTCGAGCGTCTTGCTGACGTGATCGACACCCCGGAGGAATCCGATGAGGTGGATAAGTCAAAGGTGATGTTGCCGCCGTTGCACGGGGAGGTGCGGTTCGAGGGTCTTTCCTTCCGGTTCCGACCTGGTCAACCTGAGGTGTTGAAGGACATCAACCTCGAGATCAAGGCCGGCACGTTCGTTGGAATCGTTGGCCAGAGCGGCAGTGGCAAGAGCACCCTGATGAAGCTCCTGCCGCGTCTTTATGAGCCGGGAGAAGGCAGGATTTTGATCGATGGCTACGACATCGCCAAGGTTGAGCTTTATTCACTGCGCCGACAGATTGGAATCGTTCCCCAGGACCCACTCCTGTTCAGCGGAACGGTGAGCGAGAACATTGCTCTCACCAATCCGGAAGCGTCCAGTGAGGAGATTGTTCGGGCAGCCCGCCTGGCCAATGCCCACGACTTCATCATGGATCTGCCCAGTGGCTACAGCACTCCTGTGGGTGAACGGGGGGCTTCCCTCAGTGGCGGCCAACGTCAACGGGTGGCGATCGCGCGGACCTTGCTGAGCAATCCCAAGTTGCTGGTGATGGACGAAGCCACGAGCGCCCTTGATTACGAAACGGAGAGAAAGGTCTGCGACAACCTGCTCGAGAATCTGGATGACCAGACGGTGTTTTTCATTACGCACCGCCTGTCCACGATCCGTCAGGCCGATGTGATCGTGATGCTTCACCAAGGTGCCGTGGTCGAAGTCGGCACCCATGAGGACCTGATGAAGCATCGAGGTCGCTACTACGCCCTTTATCGCCAGCAGGAGAGCACCTGA
- a CDS encoding glycosyltransferase family 4 protein produces the protein MRILFVHQNFPGQYVHIVQRLAQQGQHQIVALGINALDANRPLPEELQYFRYPLERGNTKGIHPLVMETETKIIRAEGCARAAEQLKAKGFTPDLICAHPGWGEALFLKAIWPDSPLLCYEEFFYRAHGFDSNFDPEFDRDWSWQEQARLNMKNAYLHLTLEQADWHVSPTHFQASSFPEHWQRRISVIHDGVDTRRAAPVANPRPLTLPDGTVLEKGQSIITFVNRSLEPYRGCHTFLRAIPDLQRQSPDARIVIVGETKGVSYGSPCPDGEWKDQFLAEIEGHYDPSGVHFAGTLPYEQFLLLLQLSACHVYLTYPFVLSWSLLEAMACGCAVVGSDTAPVREVIRHGINGLLVDFFSPADLASAVSELLRDRDRAASFGAEARRTVERSYDLDVCVQRQLALIDLVASGSINA, from the coding sequence ATGCGAATCCTGTTTGTTCATCAGAACTTCCCGGGTCAATACGTTCACATCGTTCAGAGACTCGCTCAACAGGGCCAGCACCAGATCGTGGCCCTCGGCATCAATGCCTTGGATGCCAACCGACCTTTACCGGAAGAGTTGCAGTACTTCCGCTACCCCCTGGAACGGGGCAACACCAAGGGGATTCATCCTTTGGTGATGGAAACAGAAACGAAGATCATCAGGGCTGAGGGCTGTGCACGGGCGGCGGAACAACTGAAAGCCAAAGGATTCACGCCTGATCTCATCTGTGCTCATCCAGGCTGGGGTGAAGCCCTTTTCCTCAAAGCGATTTGGCCGGACTCACCGCTGCTTTGTTACGAGGAGTTTTTTTATCGAGCTCACGGGTTTGATTCCAATTTCGATCCCGAATTCGACCGGGATTGGTCCTGGCAGGAGCAGGCCCGCCTCAATATGAAAAATGCTTACTTGCATCTCACCCTGGAACAGGCGGACTGGCATGTGTCGCCCACCCATTTTCAGGCCAGCAGCTTTCCGGAGCATTGGCAGCGCCGCATCAGCGTGATCCATGACGGTGTCGACACCAGGCGCGCAGCACCGGTGGCCAATCCAAGGCCGCTGACTCTCCCGGATGGAACCGTTCTGGAGAAAGGTCAGTCGATCATCACCTTTGTGAATCGGAGTCTGGAGCCCTACCGGGGCTGCCATACCTTCCTGCGGGCGATCCCCGATCTTCAGCGCCAGTCACCGGATGCACGCATTGTGATCGTCGGTGAAACCAAGGGTGTCAGTTATGGGTCCCCCTGTCCCGACGGTGAGTGGAAGGATCAATTCCTGGCTGAGATCGAGGGGCACTACGACCCGAGCGGGGTGCATTTTGCAGGGACACTGCCTTACGAGCAGTTCCTGCTGTTGCTGCAGTTGAGCGCCTGCCATGTGTATCTCACCTATCCGTTCGTCTTGAGCTGGAGCTTGCTTGAGGCGATGGCCTGTGGTTGTGCCGTTGTGGGTTCCGACACGGCTCCAGTTCGGGAGGTGATCCGCCACGGCATCAATGGTCTGCTGGTGGATTTCTTCTCTCCGGCCGATCTGGCATCAGCGGTGTCCGAGCTGTTGCGGGATCGCGACCGGGCAGCATCTTTCGGAGCAGAGGCAAGACGCACGGTGGAACGCAGCTATGACCTTGACGTTTGTGTTCAACGTCAGCTGGCCCTGATCGATTTGGTGGCCAGCGGCAGTATTAACGCTTGA
- a CDS encoding peptidylprolyl isomerase codes for MITSEAISGMSVPEEALNRAKLELLEQRGFETMDQWPEMLAALGRSNDEVMDRLERVIRRQGYIREQFAPKAEARFLERKNELDQVVYSLLRLSNNFLARELYLQIESGESNFADLAKRYAEGPERNTNGIVGPVSLTQAHPVLVEKLRVAQPGVLLEPFRIADWWLVVRLERYSPATFTPEISDQMCREMFDAWIAEETASTLSRLEAEYSDFSVS; via the coding sequence ATGATCACCAGCGAAGCCATTTCTGGCATGTCGGTTCCTGAAGAAGCTCTCAACAGAGCCAAGCTCGAGCTCCTCGAGCAACGGGGCTTCGAAACAATGGATCAGTGGCCCGAGATGCTCGCGGCTTTGGGTCGATCCAACGATGAGGTGATGGATCGGCTCGAACGGGTGATCCGTCGCCAGGGATACATTAGAGAGCAATTTGCTCCCAAGGCTGAAGCTCGTTTCCTCGAGCGCAAGAACGAGCTCGATCAAGTGGTGTACAGCCTGCTGCGGTTGTCCAACAATTTCCTGGCCCGTGAGTTGTATCTGCAAATCGAGTCTGGGGAATCCAACTTTGCGGACCTTGCCAAGCGCTATGCGGAGGGTCCTGAACGCAACACCAACGGCATCGTTGGGCCGGTCTCTTTGACCCAGGCCCATCCAGTCCTGGTTGAAAAGCTCCGAGTTGCGCAACCCGGGGTGCTGTTGGAGCCATTTCGCATTGCCGATTGGTGGCTGGTGGTGCGACTGGAGCGCTATTCCCCGGCCACATTCACGCCGGAGATCTCCGATCAAATGTGCCGGGAGATGTTCGATGCATGGATCGCCGAGGAAACAGCCAGTACCTTGAGCCGGCTTGAAGCCGAATACAGCGACTTCAGCGTTTCCTGA
- the galE gene encoding UDP-glucose 4-epimerase GalE produces MTCRILITGGAGFIGSHTCLVLLEQGHSLVVVDNFDNSSPEALRRVQELAASDALQLVEGDLRNPDVLDRAFRSGRPVDGVIHFAGLKAVGESVADPLRYWDVNLNGSRVLAAVMERHGCRTLVFSSTSTVYGEPEQFPLHEGMATAPVHPYAQTKLAVEQMLGALCRSGSWRVACLRYFNPVGAHPSGRIGEDPLGIPNNLFPFITQVAAGRRDKLRVFGQDYPTPDGTGIRDYLHVMDLAEAHGVTLTHLLNQEPPTQLTVNIGTGTGLSVLDVIKGFEQATGITIPYEVVARRPGDVPRLQACPRQAEAVLGWTARRGLVEMCRDGWAWQQANPMGYRSAP; encoded by the coding sequence ATGACGTGCAGGATCCTGATCACCGGAGGGGCTGGTTTCATCGGCAGCCACACCTGCCTTGTGCTGCTGGAGCAGGGCCACTCCCTGGTGGTGGTGGACAACTTCGACAACAGCAGTCCGGAAGCCCTGCGCCGGGTTCAGGAGCTGGCGGCGTCCGATGCCCTTCAGCTGGTGGAAGGGGATTTGCGCAACCCTGATGTGCTGGATCGAGCCTTCCGCTCGGGCAGGCCGGTGGATGGCGTGATTCACTTCGCCGGGCTCAAAGCGGTGGGTGAATCAGTGGCCGACCCTCTGCGCTACTGGGATGTGAACCTCAACGGCAGCCGAGTGCTGGCGGCGGTCATGGAACGCCACGGTTGCCGCACCCTTGTATTCAGCAGCACCTCCACGGTGTATGGCGAACCGGAGCAGTTCCCCCTGCATGAGGGCATGGCCACCGCGCCGGTGCATCCCTACGCCCAAACCAAACTGGCCGTCGAGCAGATGCTGGGAGCGCTTTGTCGCTCCGGCAGCTGGCGGGTGGCCTGCCTGCGCTACTTCAACCCGGTGGGTGCCCACCCCAGCGGCCGCATCGGGGAAGACCCCCTTGGCATTCCCAACAACCTGTTCCCCTTCATCACCCAGGTAGCTGCAGGACGCAGGGACAAGCTGCGGGTGTTCGGGCAGGACTACCCGACACCCGATGGCACCGGCATCCGCGACTATCTGCATGTGATGGATCTAGCCGAAGCCCATGGCGTCACGCTCACCCACCTGCTCAACCAGGAGCCGCCCACCCAGCTGACCGTGAACATCGGCACGGGCACGGGACTGAGCGTGCTCGATGTGATCAAGGGGTTCGAGCAGGCCACCGGCATCACCATTCCCTATGAGGTGGTTGCCCGCCGTCCCGGTGATGTGCCGAGGCTGCAGGCCTGTCCGCGCCAGGCGGAAGCCGTGTTGGGCTGGACAGCCCGCCGCGGCCTGGTGGAGATGTGCCGCGATGGCTGGGCCTGGCAGCAGGCCAACCCGATGGGCTATCGATCAGCGCCATGA